From a single Lolium rigidum isolate FL_2022 chromosome 7, APGP_CSIRO_Lrig_0.1, whole genome shotgun sequence genomic region:
- the LOC124678467 gene encoding brassinosteroid-responsive RING protein 1-like: MGFPVGYSELLLPKQLLHLLLLLGYVRRCLLWAFHAVGLGDLLDLADDAHHLALHDHSFPPSSSSSALQPHPQQQHRRSEFRPVPAMVIEEVLPVVRFDELETSDASSSCDCAVCLSGIGGRDEVRRLSNCRHVFHRACLDRWMEHDQRTCPLCRAPLIPDEMAGALWASAAGIPDASDFDFFYLPGASVPAPTLLRPHELLLTGLGGYQ; encoded by the coding sequence ATGGGCTTCCCCGTCGGCTACTCCGAGCTGCTGCTCCCCAAGCAgctgctccacctcctcctcctgctcggcTACGTCCGCCGCTGCCTCCTCTGGGCCTTCCACGCCGTCGGCCTCGGCGACCTCCTGGatctcgccgacgacgcccaccacCTCGCGCTCCACGACCACTCCTTCCCCCCATCCTCATCCTCCTCTGCGCTGCAGCCACATccgcagcagcagcaccggcgctCCGAGTTCCGGCCCGTGCCAGCCATGGTCATCGAGGAGGTGCTCCCCGTGGTGCGCTTCGACGAGCTCGAGACCTCCGACGCGTCCTCATCTTGCGACTGCGCCGTGTGCCTGAGCGGCATCGGCGGCCGCGACGAGGTGCGCAGGCTCAGCAACTGCCGCCACGTCTTCCACCGCGCCTGCCTGGACCGCTGGATGGAGCACGACCAGCGCACCTGCCCGCTCTGCCGCGCGCCGCTCATCCCCGACGAGATGGCCGGCGCGCTCTGGGCCTCCGCCGCAGGAATCCCCGACGCATCCGACTTCGACTTCTTCTACCTCCCCGGCGCGTCCGTGCCCGCCCCGACGCTGCTGCGCCCGCACGAGCTGCTCCTCACCGGACTCGGCGGGTACCAGTGA